A genomic region of Capra hircus breed San Clemente chromosome 19, ASM170441v1, whole genome shotgun sequence contains the following coding sequences:
- the HSD17B1 gene encoding estradiol 17-beta-dehydrogenase 1 isoform X1 encodes MDRTVVLITGCSSGIGLHLALRLASHPSQSFKVYATLRDLASQGPLLEAAQSRGCPPGSLETLQLDVRDADSIAAAQARVTEGRVDVLVCNAGRGLVGPLEAHKEGSVDAVLDVNLTGTVRMLQAFLPDMKRRRSGRILVTGSIGGLMALPFNAVYCASKFALEGLCESLSILLQPFGVHVSLIECGPVHTPFPEKVEGGLGGMLDRADAETRDLFYRYCRHCERVIREAGQDPEEVVEVSAEQDCGSGGRPRVPQPSPASAPPAAAAGLPPGATRPAPGPALLHHRAIPATGAAALLRPQRLQLRRRCAQVSVPRRGRRGLRRQRG; translated from the exons ATGGACCGCACGGTGGTACTCATCACCGGCTGTTCCTCTGGCATTGGCCTACACCTGGCCCTGCGACTGGCGTCCCACCCGTCCCAGAGCTTCAAAG TGTATGCCACGCTGAGGGACCTGGCCTCACAGGGCCCACTGCTGGAGGCCGCCCAGTCCCGAGGGTGCCCTCCCGGCTCCCTGGAGACGTTGCAGCTGGATGTGAGGGATGCAGATTCCATAGCCGCTGCCCAGGCACGCGTGACCGAGGGCCGCGTGGATGTGCTGG TGTGTAACGCAGGCCGGGGCCTGGTGGGGCCGCTGGAGGCACACAAGGAGGGCAGCGTGGACGCCGTGCTGGACGTGAACCTAACGGGGACCGTGCGGATGCTGCAGGCCTTCCTGCCAGACATGAAGCGCCGCCGCTCGGGACGCATATTGGTGACCGGGAGCATAGGCGGCTTGATGG CGCTTCCCTTCAACGCCGTTTACTGCGCCAGCAAGTTCGCGCTCGAGGGTTTGTGCGAGAGTCTGTCGATTCTGCTGCAGCCCTTCGGGGTCCA CGTGAGCCTCATCGAGTGCGGCCCGGTGCACACCCCCTTCCCCGAGAAGGTGGAGGGCGGCCTGGGCGGGATGCTGGACCGCGCGGACGCCGAGACCCGCGACCTCTTCTACCGCTACTGTCGCCACTGCGAGCGGGTCATACGTGAGGCGGGTCAGGACCCGGAGGAGGTGGTCGAGGTAAGCGCCGAGCAGGACTGCGGGAGCGGAGGCCGCCCCCGGGTTCCCCAGCCCAGCCCGGCCAGCgcgcctcctgctgctgctgcaggtctTCCTCCAGGCGCTACGCGCCCGGCGCCCGGCCCTGCGCTACTTCACCACCGAGCGATTCCTGCCACTGGTGCAGCTGCGCTTCTCCGACCCCAGCGGCTCCAGCTACGTCGCCGCTGCGCACAAGTCAGCGTTCCACGACGTGGCCGCCGAGGGCTCCGACGGCAACGGGGCTGA
- the HSD17B1 gene encoding estradiol 17-beta-dehydrogenase 1 isoform X2 — protein sequence MDRTVVLITGCSSGIGLHLALRLASHPSQSFKVYATLRDLASQGPLLEAAQSRGCPPGSLETLQLDVRDADSIAAAQARVTEGRVDVLVCNAGRGLVGPLEAHKEGSVDAVLDVNLTGTVRMLQAFLPDMKRRRSGRILVTGSIGGLMALPFNAVYCASKFALEGLCESLSILLQPFGVHVSLIECGPVHTPFPEKVEGGLGGMLDRADAETRDLFYRYCRHCERVIREAGQDPEEVVEVFLQALRARRPALRYFTTERFLPLVQLRFSDPSGSSYVAAAHKSAFHDVAAEGSDGNGAEAEAGKLRASELRAPLAPQ from the exons ATGGACCGCACGGTGGTACTCATCACCGGCTGTTCCTCTGGCATTGGCCTACACCTGGCCCTGCGACTGGCGTCCCACCCGTCCCAGAGCTTCAAAG TGTATGCCACGCTGAGGGACCTGGCCTCACAGGGCCCACTGCTGGAGGCCGCCCAGTCCCGAGGGTGCCCTCCCGGCTCCCTGGAGACGTTGCAGCTGGATGTGAGGGATGCAGATTCCATAGCCGCTGCCCAGGCACGCGTGACCGAGGGCCGCGTGGATGTGCTGG TGTGTAACGCAGGCCGGGGCCTGGTGGGGCCGCTGGAGGCACACAAGGAGGGCAGCGTGGACGCCGTGCTGGACGTGAACCTAACGGGGACCGTGCGGATGCTGCAGGCCTTCCTGCCAGACATGAAGCGCCGCCGCTCGGGACGCATATTGGTGACCGGGAGCATAGGCGGCTTGATGG CGCTTCCCTTCAACGCCGTTTACTGCGCCAGCAAGTTCGCGCTCGAGGGTTTGTGCGAGAGTCTGTCGATTCTGCTGCAGCCCTTCGGGGTCCA CGTGAGCCTCATCGAGTGCGGCCCGGTGCACACCCCCTTCCCCGAGAAGGTGGAGGGCGGCCTGGGCGGGATGCTGGACCGCGCGGACGCCGAGACCCGCGACCTCTTCTACCGCTACTGTCGCCACTGCGAGCGGGTCATACGTGAGGCGGGTCAGGACCCGGAGGAGGTGGTCGAG gtctTCCTCCAGGCGCTACGCGCCCGGCGCCCGGCCCTGCGCTACTTCACCACCGAGCGATTCCTGCCACTGGTGCAGCTGCGCTTCTCCGACCCCAGCGGCTCCAGCTACGTCGCCGCTGCGCACAAGTCAGCGTTCCACGACGTGGCCGCCGAGGGCTCCGACGGCAACGGGGCTGAGGCCGAAGCCGGTAAACTGAGAGCATCTGAGCTCCGCGCTCCTCTCGCCCCGCAATAA